Genomic DNA from Telopea speciosissima isolate NSW1024214 ecotype Mountain lineage chromosome 2, Tspe_v1, whole genome shotgun sequence:
tgggttttaggtcCCTTTTGACTCCTCATAAAATTTTCTGTCAGGGGGCTGTGCCCCCTAAACCCCCCGACAAAGGGGCTGCTTGCTCCCCTACAATCCCCACGACCCACTAATCGACTAGCAGGACTATCGTGGTCTGGGAAGGtaagcagtacctccttcaacaTTTGATAAAAGGAtcttttaaatcatttttaGGGATGTGAGGGTGATATAGCTTGGGTGCAAGGGCAAGAgttcttcttgagagagatactaATGTCTGTATGTGTCATGTTGTTGTCTATGtaagggggtgacaaaattcagcgtctacacaaATACCATTGGTGTTCTTTTTCTATTATGGAATGTGTTCtggaacaggtttaccaaacaccattaaATGCGAAAGACCACAATTCTAGCACATAAATAGAAAAAGATGGTTCTGCCAAAGAACAGTGTTCTCAGGATAAGATCAGTACCAAACGATACCTTTGCTTTAGAATTTGTTCCATAACCGTGTTGTTAATACAATTCTTTTCCTCCCAATTAATCACAAATTGAATTGTTGAGAAATAATATCTAAAGGggcaaaacaaggaaaaaatacTGAACCCAAAAACCTCATAATACATGAAGATAGATATGCAAAACATTGTGAATCATCTCCACCCCCACTTCACGAGCTGCACACCTGTCACTCCAACCACTACCACCTACAGGAGGTGCAGGGCGTGGTCCCAAGCAAGAAGCTACCTCTTACCAATTCAGAAATCTATAATCACTTAATCAGAGGAATCTTTGTGCCGAACTAGTTTCATGTGAAGCAGTTTTTTCTCAAAGATTTTTTGTTAACAACCTGttagtccattggagtgtgtggaatgttgttgtcattgttggcaacgtatTTGGTCATAGTGGTATTGTGGTagtagctattggtggtttggaagagctgaaatggtcaaacagtcacctacatagctacaagggtattttggtcagtTGGCAGGGTTACAAGGGTACCCGCACTTAAAGAACACCATTTAGCAGtatattaagtccttatatacTGTTTACCAAAGGGGCGAAGCAGCAAGTGAAGGTGTCATactgttaaagttgtgatttcataggtttaTGCAATAGTAGTGaatttaaggtcatttttgaAAGGTTTAATGGAATTTTTGGGTAAAGTGGTCTTCATGAGAAATGAAGCTCATCAATTCATGGTTCCAACGCAACTGGTCTCAGATCATTTTAGTGTTAGATGAGAAAGTTACAATTGTTTCCGTGTTGACGCGTAACAAGGGAGTAAATCTAGAATAGGCAAAAGTTTATATACTTAGCCAAAACTTTTGGCTTACGTTTAATGCTATACTGTAGACAGACATTCtccattgttttgttaaaactccAGAATCTCCTCGAGTGTCGGATCGGTATCTTGCATCAGATTtggttcattaaaagaaaaagaaaaaaaagaaggaaataaaggaaataactaaGGTGTAGTGAAGTGTGATGTTGGCATGACATCACCCCCATTTCTTATAAAGGAAGAGAGTGTCAAAATCTCTGATGCATTTTTCCTTTTGTGCACGGTTTGTCACGAagaatttctttatttatggatttgccactggttaccaattttttgagcattcaactttggaaggccgTATCTTGGTCATCCGATATCCAaatgggatgaaatttttttgaaattgggtaatTTTTTTAGAGGAAGCCATTGGAAGGAGTTTCGGCATCGTTTGAGTATAGAAAATCTATGATATTACTATTTTATACTCGATGACTCcgtattgaagatggtttgagtAGTGGAACGTACATAGACACGATTTCTATGCGTCAGAGGCTTCATGATTGTTGGATTACTCTACAAGAGGTAATCCTCAATTGTAAATCCCCATTGTGAGTTTCtaggttgcatgtttagttgaaaaaaacctagtttgattgtCAGCCAATGTTGGCCATTATATTAGGGGATTTGGttatgttatttgcaattaattattATAACTCTGTCAAGTGGGGGCTTGTACAGAGATGGAGGTAGTTGTCCTCGTTTGTGTTGTTGCACAAACCGAAGCAGGGATTGTAGTTCTTGGGCTATTGTTGCAGTAAAAAATTTGAGTAgcgtattgagcaatatacgaaaccttgggtagggtattgctccgtggacgtagacagtttggccgaaccacataaatttggtgtcttgtctactttactttccattgcatatattggagtgtgtttgattTGCAAAGTGGGGTGCACTAcctggtagacctggccacacagtggttgcgaggtggacgtgcatgtTTATTGTGAAATTGGTAATTACGGGATTACCCTGGCCAATCAGGTTTGCTTGAAGTCTTCTACATCGACGTCAACACAGGGTTGGAATTTAGGGATTATCTTTTAtgaacactgattcaccccccctctcagtgtcaacctgggatcaacaagtggtatcagagctaggttCCCAAGGAAGAAAACTTAATAGTTGTGGGTTGGACATTGAGATTTGATAGTGATGGTAAACACCAGTGAAGGAAAAAGCATGTACGGAAatattccaattttttatggcTCCAATTATGGCTTTTGGAAAATTCGGATGGAGGCGTACTTGATATCACAAGGATATCATGTGTGGAAGACTGTGCAGACAGGTTACATCATTTCTACAGAGGACATTACAGATGCGATAGAGTTGAAAAAGTATGAACATGAGAATAAGGCCAGAAATGCACTGTTGATTGCCTTGACATACCAAGAATTGGCAAGAGTGTCTGGATGTGAGACAACTAAACAAGTTTGGGACAAATTGAAAGGCATCCATGAGGGGGATGACAAGATTAAAGAGGCCAAGCTCCAGCATTtcaaaaatcaatttgaaagcCTGAAAATGTCAGAAGAAGAGAGTTGAATTTTATATGAACAGAGTAAATGAAATTATTAACTCTATCAGAGGGCTAGGTGAGCAAGTCGCTGGTGCAATGGTGGTGAAGAAAATTTTAAGGTCTTTACCAGATCTCTACAACCCTAAAGTGTCTGCAATAGAATAATCAAAAGATCTGAATTCCATGAGTTTAGATGAATTGCACGGCACACTGACAGCATATGAGATGAGGATGGTGAAAGTAAAACCTACCGAAAAGGAAGTTGCATTCAAAGCCATGAAGAAACTGAAAATTAAGCAAGAAAGTAACTCAGATAATTCTGACAATGAATTGATAGCTTATCTTGTAAGGAAGTtcaagaagggaagagaaaaatacaaggaaaaactTCCCTTAAAATGCTTCAACTGTGGAGGCATTGGTCATTTTGCATCGAAGTGTCCAGAGAAAGGTAAGACAGATAATTCAGATGAAGATATCCATGAAAGTAAAACCAAGAAAGGTAAGGAGAAGGTTGTGCCTAGAAAAGGCAACTATAGGGAAAAAAACTTAATTTCAAAAAGGAGCAACATCTCTTCAGAAGAAACATCAGAAGGTGAAAATTCAGATAATGAAAAATATGAGACACTTTTCATGGCATTTGGAagcaaaagtcaaaataaaacaattgaaaAATCTGATGCAGAGGAAGAGTCTGAGGGTGAATATAACCTTGAAGCTGAATTATACTCTACATTAAAAGAACTTAAGgttgagagaaagaagagcaagAAATTTGAAAAACAGCTTGAAGAGCAAGATGAACTGATCAGTCAACTAAAGCTTACCATTGTGGAGACAGAGAAGATAACTGATGATATTAATGGTAGTCTTTTGTTGAAGATAGAAGAATGCAACAAATTGGAGGAACAAATTGTTATGTTGAGGACAGAGATTGAGAAGCTAAAGAAGAATGATGATCCAACTCCTACAACTCCATCAGTTACtatattgaagagaaaagacaagGAAGTGAGCACACAGGTGATTGAGACAGACCATCCACCATCTAACAAAGGACATGATAGTATACTTGATGAGATCCTTAGCTTTCAGAGGTCACCACAACTAAAGTTTGGTCTTGATTTTGAAGGAAGTTCATCTGGAAGTGAGAAGACTAAAGGTAAGGGCACTACTGGGATTCCGGCGAGATTCGTTAGTGATAAACCAACGAACTCTAATGTTGAAAAGTTTACTAAGAAGAAAGTTGACAGAGATGGATTCACCACAGTTAGTCATCAGAAGCCCAAGAACTTTGGGAGATATTCAAGATAGGGACAGAGCTACTTTAATGGTTATTGCTATGGGTGTAATGTTTATGGGCATAGGTTGGCAGAATGCAAAAGATAGGTCAAGCCTACAAATTTCATAAGCAGGAACAAGTATGCTCCGCTTAGAGAGGAGAGTGTGGAATGCTACAGGTGTTACAGGTTAGGACACATGGCAAGGAACTGCAAAACCATACTTCCCTCACAGAGGCAGTCTAGAAGAAACCTGAAGAAGAATCCTCCAAAGAAGGAAGGTCAAAAACAGAAAGTAGAtgttgaagagaaaagaaggaaacacatcACAGTGGCAGAGAAGGCAGTTTGGgttgagaaaaagaagaaaggggacaGTGACAGTTCACTTATTGTTCAAACTGCTTTCCAGGCACACAGTAAACCATCACCATGGATTCTTGACAGCGGATGCTCTACTCATATGACAGGTGATAAAGATAAATTTCTGAATCTAGAACATGTTGGAAAAAGCTCGATTAGATTTGGAAATAATGATGGCGCTAGAGttgaagggaaaggaaaaatcaGATTATACAATGGACATATTTCTTCTAATAATGCTTTATATGTTAGTGAACTGAAACACAACATCTTGAGTGTCAGTCAAATATGTGATAGTGGCAATGAAGTTCTATTCACCAAAGATGGGTGTgtgatcaagaagacaaagaatgGGAAGATTGTGGCACAAGGATCAAGGGCAGCTCGTAATCCCTATGCACTTTCTGAAGGTCTTGAAGAAATGTGCATGATAAGCAAGAAAGGGGTACTTTTCGATGACAACCTTGAAGCACTCAAAGACAAACCTGAAGTTATTAATCCACGAGCACAATAGATGATGATACATGTGCAGGGAGAGTAGAGGGAGCTTCCGTGCAGGGGGAGCGTCGGTACCCTttgtacttgttgtcaaagggggagaaagtGCATCACATAGTCAGGATGACTTTATGCAATGagttgccaacaattccaaagggggagattgttagtcCATTAGAGTGTGTGGAATATTGTTGTCATTGTTAGCAACGTATTTGGTCATAGTGGTATTGTGGcagtagctattggtggtttggaagagctgaaatggtcaaacagtcacctacacagTTACAAGAgtgttttggtcatttggtaGGGTTGCAAGGGTACCCGCACTTGAAAAACACCATTTAACAGTATATTAAGTCCCTATATAGTGTTTAACAAAGGAGCGAAgtagcaggtgaaggtttcatactgttaaagttgtgatttcacaggttcatACAATAGCAGtgactttaaggtcatttttggaagGTTTAATGGAATTTTTGGGTGAAGTGTCTTTATGAGAAATGAAGTTCGTCGAGTTATGGTTTCAACGCAATTGGTTTTGCATCATTTCAGGGTCGGATGAGAAAGTTACAGTTGTTTCCGTGTTGATGCACAAAAACggagcaaatctggaataggcaaaaGTTTATATACTTAGCCAAAAATTTTGGCTTATGTTTAAGTGCTATACTGTAGACAGacattctccatttttttgttaaaactccAGAATCTCCTTGAGCATCGGATCGGTATCTTGCATCAGATTTggtttattaaaagaaaaaaaaagaaaaagaaaaaaaggagaaaataaaagaaataactaaGGTGTAGTGAAGTGTGGTGTTGGCATGACATCACCCCCATTTCTTATGAAGGAAGAGAGTGTGAAAATCTCTGACGTGTTTTTCCTTTTGTGCACGGTTTGACACGAAGAATTTCTTTATTTACGGATTTGCCACTTGTTACCAATTTTTTGagcattcaactttggaaggccgTATCTTGGCCATCCGATGTCCAaatgggatgaaattttttttgaaattggatAATTTTTTGAGAGGAAGCTATTGGAAGGAGTTTCAGCATCGTTTGAGCATATAAAGTCTACGATATTACTATTTTATGCTCGATGACTTCGTATTAAAGATGATTTAAGCAGTGGAGCGTATATAGACACGATTTCTATGCGTCAGAGGCTTCATGATTGTTGGATTACTCTACAAGAGGTAATCCCCAATTGTAAATCCCCATTTTGAGCTTCtaggttgcatgtttagttaaaaaaaacctagtttgattgtaagccaatattggccattgtattgggggatttggttatattatttgcaattaattattgtaactctgtCAAGTGGGGGCTTGTACAGAGATTGGGGTAGTTGCCCTCATTTGTGTTGTTGCACAAACAGAAGCAGGGATTGTAGTTCCTGGGCTGTTATTGCAGTCAAAAATTTGAGTAGCGTATTGAGCAAAATACGAAACCCTGGGTAGGGTATTGCTCCATGGACGTAGACAGTTTGGccaaaccacgtaaatttggtgtcttgtctACTTTACTTTCCATTGCATATGTTGGAGTGTGTTTGATTTGTAGAGTGGGGTGCACTGtttggtagacctggccacacagtggttgcgaggtggacgtgcatgtTTGTTGTGAAATTGGTAATTATGGGATTGTCCCGGCCAATCAGGTTTGCTTGAAGTCTTCTGTATCGACGTCAACACAAGGTTGGAATTTAAGGATTATTTTTTATGAAcgctgattcaccccccccctctcagtgtcaacctgggatcaaCACAACCAATCCTCCTCAAGTTCATCCCCATGCTTATAATTCCCATCGCACACAGTCCTCATCTCGTAATTTGTTCCTCGAGTTAGACCATTTGAGAAACCTGCTCAGGGAATCAACTGAAAGGAAATCACAACAGTAGGATGAGTTGGAGTATTAGAAGAATCCAAAAGTTTGGGAATTTTGAAAAGGAACCTGAATCAAAGAGGAATAAAATCAACAATCTTGTTCTGCATGTTTGTTTGCAAGATTTTGAAGATCAAAGTCTTTCTAAGCAAGTGGCATCTCTATTGTTGCTCTTGCAAAGGCTTCAGCCACTACCACAGTTTGAGGATATGCCatccctctctcccctccccttctctcctgAGCCTCCTCCCTCTTCTCATTCTCAACCTCCCCTTTCCCCCTCACCTTAACCAACTCTCTCCCGCTCACTCTCCATCTCCCTTTGTCATTCATTGTTCATAGGAGTATTGTATGCTTCTCCGCCTTCCCCACCAATTCCTACGGTCTACCATTACCAAGTTCTGCTATTAATAATTTTCTATATTTTACCCCTTTGAATATGGTTTTTCAACAAGATTCAATAAGGAATGAATTTACAAATCATTTCCCCACCTTTCAATACAATAATTTATGAGGGTAAAAAACATAAGATAGTGAAGCGAGTTGATTCACTCTTCATAATGACGTATAGAAAGACCCTAGAAATTATATTAGAAATATTGACGGGCTGAGTCATGCCACTTGACGCTCTCCTTACTGTAGATGCTCCCTATGATGCAACTGAAAGTATTGAGAATCGcttccaagataaaacaacccaCTGGTTCTCCCAGTGACCGTGCACTCGATTACTAGATTTCTAATAGTACTACAAGGTTGTGCTCAAACTAAAAAGAAAGCACTTACAAGTATGGGTTtgtaaaaataataaacaaagaagaataaagtTGCAACACATACATACAAATGGCTCAAGAGGGACTTGATACTCAGAAAGCTAGAGGCCCCCTCTATTTATGCAAATAGAAAGACATTAAGAGGAGATATTAAGGATCTCCCAAAACTGAATAAATAATGTCTTAAGAAGTTTTCATGAAGAGCCCCAAAACTAAATAAAGTTTTTTCTTTGAACTCGAATATTATCTAGGACCCGGGGAATTCctaaaaattttattaatgatcagtggaataataaaaaatacaaggagggggggggggacatacccgccttacccctaccccaaAAAGAGAAACTCTCATACATTCACAATCAAGAGGACCCAATAGAAGGAACCCTTACAATGAAAGAAAATTCTATTTTCTAAGAAGCGGAAGacccacaatgtcttcccgaacAATACGGCACATAGCCATCGGAAGATCCTCTCCAGCCCGAAATAAAATGTTTGAAGCAGAGTCACAGGCATGATTTGCTAACCAATCTGCCGCCCTATTACTTTCTCAATAGGAGAAAGAGATGAGCGGATGCAGGGACAGAGACGAAGCACCTCCTGAAACCAATACCAGAAGGACCAGATATTGCAAGACTTTCGGGTAATGAAGGAAATAGTCGTCGAAGAGTCTGAATTAATATGAAAGCATGACAAGCCTAGCACCGCACACAACCTCAAACCATCTGCAAGCGCTCTTAGTTCAACCACCGCATTCGTGCAATCACCATAAAAGTTGGAAAAAGCAACCATCACACTACCATCACTGGACCTTATGATTCCGCCCCCACCCCCAAGCCTGGGTTTCCCTTACAAGCACCATCCACGTTGAGCTTTACTGAGTTAAAAGGCAGACACCAATAAATTGGCATGGGTGGTTTTTGTTTAATAGCAGAGGGCACCAactcaaaaaaggaaaggatgaGCTGCTCTCTAGGGGGCACTTTCTTACATTTTATTGAGTAAGGAAGTTCTTTGACCCAATTTTTCAAGGTCGTGGCAGCTGTGCGACGGCTCTCCCCATGTCTTCTATTATTCCTTTCACGCCAAAGCTCCCCAGTAATGATAGAAGGAATTAAGCCAGTAATATAATGACATAGCCCCTTGACTGCGGCATGGCTatgccaaaataaaattttgctcCTAACCTCCTGAGTTGAAATTTATTCCACATCAGAGAAGAAAGTCCATACCTTGGCTACTGTTACACCAAAAACTAAACAATGGGTATCCGAATCTCTTTTTAGGTACCCACAACAAACACATCTAGAAGCTAACGGAATACCAATGGACATTAAAGAGTCGCCAGTAAGAATCTTACCATTAAGCAGTTGCCACGAGAAGAATGCCATTTTGGGGGGGGTAAAGATTGATTCCAAATCCATTGTGCATACGACACTGTAGGGGAGACTAGTCTAACTTTATTCCAAGCCGACTTCGACGAGAACAAACCATCACTTGTAGGGGTCCAAACCAATCTATCTAGTTTGTTTGAGAGGGAAAAATTAccttgaaaaatattttcacgCACCTCTGGAAAATCAATTTGGCCTAAAACCGCCTGGTCCCAAAGCCCTTCATTGTTGAGGACGTCCCTAACCCGGATGGAGAGGTCCACTTGAAGAGCCACCATCAACAAAGTCAATAAGAGGGCCCCTCCCAGTCCAGTTGTGCAGCCAAAAATTTATATTGCCAACACCAATCAGCCACTTGGCTCTAGCAAGCACGAACTCCTTTAGATCCAAGGCCTATCTCCATGATTTCGAACCAACAGTGCTCCTACCTGCCAACACAATGTTCTCATTCTTTAAAAATTTAGCTCTAAAGAAGGAGGACCAAAGAGATTGTGAAGAAATGATGCGCCACATACCCTTCAACCTCAGAGAGAGGTCAACCTCCTCAATTAGCCTAATTCCAAGGCCACCTTCCTTCAGAGGTTTACAGACTTTTTGCCATCTCACCCAGACACTTGCCCCAATCTGAATGCCCCCatagaaaatcaacatatataCTGTAAACCTTCACCATGACTGATTTGGGGAAATCCAGAGTAGAGAGAGCATGGATTGACAGCAATACTACTCTATCTCCAGCAAATAAGAGCTTCCCCTTCCAGCCCACCACCTTATGTCTGATTTTATCCAacatatcataaaaaaaaactaactttgAATCTATCTGTATACAGAGGCGCCCCCAAATATGTAATCAGCAAGGTTTTCCTCACAAAACCTATAGTAGTCCCCACCAACAGCGTCCTAGCCTTTGAAGTCTTGTTGCTCATCACATAGCAACTTTTTTGTCTATTAACAAGTTGACCCGAAAAAGCTTCATATCTATTAAAAATGCCCAAAATTTGCTTCAAGGAGATTTTCAACCCTTTAGTaaaaatagggatgtaaacggatcgaattcggtcagatagtggcattatcatattcgtatccgattatattcggacggattcggataatatcctatcgattttcagatggattcggataatttccggatagtgattttttgaatttagattctcctaaatggatatgaacacggatcgaataagaatttttgactatccgttgacatctttaccgtttttatgatgaggggtagagttgagacttgagagttcaacaactttcctttcttttactcttcttagtctttgattttcttacatttttttacttttgattttatcttgtatttattttaatagatatgtgattccatgtatcacattgaataaaacaatatatataaaccaacaccaaatctagaaaaagaaccACATTagcttaacttataaatttataaaaataagataacaaaatccaataaggtaacttaaaaggatagacaaacatagaggtatatttcaaatattttattatcgtcggattgctaaacgaatcggacaATAATAGGTTGGATAGGGgaattatcatattcgtatccgattagtttcggacggattcagattctcctaaacggatacgaacacggatcaAATatggattttcgaatatccgtttacatccctaagtaAAAATGATAGTATCGTCCGCAAATAAACTATGAGAAATACCTGGGCATCCTCTTAGAAGCTAATAGTAGGCAACTCTGCCTTTAACCCTCTGCTAAGCACTTCttccactaaaataaataaaggagataAAAGGGTCTCCTTGGTGCATGCCCCTGGACGACTTGAAAAAATCGGACGGACCTCCGTCCAAAACCACAGAAAACCAACACTTTTCAACTATTTTCTTGATTAAATCAATCCAAGGCTGAGCGAACCCGAATTTGGACAGCACCACATATAACTCCCACTCCAACTGGCCATAAGCTTTAGCCATATCAAGCTTTAAAATGACATT
This window encodes:
- the LOC122650565 gene encoding uncharacterized protein LOC122650565 — its product is MARNCKTILPSQRQSRRNLKKNPPKKEGQKQKVDVEEKRRKHITVAEKAVWVEKKKKGDSDSSLIVQTAFQAHSKPSPWILDSGCSTHMTGDKDKFLNLEHVGKSSIRFGNNDGARVEGKGKIRLYNGHISSNNALYVSELKHNILSVSQICDSGNEVLFTKDGCVIKKTKNGKIVAQGSRAARNPYALSEGLEEMCMISKKGVLFDDNLEALKDKPEVINPRAQ